The following are encoded together in the Streptomyces rapamycinicus NRRL 5491 genome:
- a CDS encoding NADH:flavin oxidoreductase/NADH oxidase produces MPSAEFPAPEMRPLRLREVTVPNRVWMSPMAQYSAGAEGKPADWHLVHYGARAVGGAGLIMVESTAVGPRHRTTSADLGIWSEEQAAAHRRLTSFIAEHGGVPAVQLIAAGRKGSHQLPWEGAGQNGPVSPSDGGWETFGPSAIPFGDLAVPREATRADIDEAVEAFAHAARMAHQAGYDVVEIHASHGYLLHQFLSPLSNSRTDEYGGSLQNRMRLPLRVARAVREAFPASKPVFVRITATDWAKGGISIDEASTFAKELAAVGIDLLDVTSGVLVRDARPPARDGVNVEFAKTLKKASGIAVAPVGEIRDLSLVGDVVAEGHVDAVLVGRALLRDPYFALRNRAGDRLAWPNQYHRAV; encoded by the coding sequence ATGCCCAGCGCAGAGTTCCCGGCCCCGGAGATGCGCCCCTTGCGGCTCCGGGAGGTCACGGTTCCCAACCGTGTCTGGATGTCCCCCATGGCCCAGTACTCCGCCGGGGCCGAGGGGAAGCCGGCCGACTGGCACCTCGTGCACTACGGCGCGCGTGCGGTCGGTGGTGCGGGCCTGATCATGGTTGAGTCCACGGCCGTCGGACCGCGGCACCGGACCACCTCGGCGGACCTGGGCATCTGGAGCGAGGAGCAGGCGGCGGCGCATCGGCGCCTGACCTCGTTCATCGCCGAGCACGGCGGAGTTCCCGCGGTTCAGTTGATAGCCGCGGGACGAAAGGGTTCCCACCAGCTTCCGTGGGAAGGCGCTGGACAGAACGGCCCGGTGAGCCCGTCCGACGGCGGATGGGAAACGTTCGGTCCGTCGGCGATCCCGTTCGGGGACCTCGCTGTGCCACGGGAAGCCACCCGGGCGGACATCGACGAGGCCGTCGAGGCGTTCGCCCACGCGGCGCGGATGGCTCACCAGGCCGGGTACGACGTCGTGGAGATCCACGCCTCGCACGGATACCTGCTGCACCAGTTCCTCTCCCCCCTGTCCAACAGCAGGACGGACGAGTACGGGGGGAGCCTGCAGAACCGGATGCGCCTCCCGCTGCGTGTGGCCCGCGCCGTCCGCGAAGCGTTTCCGGCGAGCAAGCCGGTCTTCGTCCGCATCACCGCCACGGACTGGGCCAAGGGCGGCATCTCCATTGACGAGGCGTCGACTTTCGCCAAGGAGCTGGCGGCCGTGGGCATCGACCTTCTCGACGTCACGTCCGGTGTGCTGGTCCGAGACGCCCGGCCGCCGGCTCGGGACGGAGTCAACGTCGAGTTCGCGAAGACGCTCAAGAAAGCTTCGGGGATCGCGGTCGCCCCGGTCGGAGAGATACGCGACCTTTCGCTGGTCGGCGATGTCGTCGCCGAGGGTCACGTGGATGCCGTGCTCGTCGGGCGCGCTCTGCTCCGTGACCCCTACTTCGCGTTGCGCAACCGGGCCGGTGACAGGTTGGCCTGGCCGAATCAGTACCACCGCGCGGTGTGA
- a CDS encoding alpha/beta fold hydrolase, with protein sequence MSKVGGTTTRVVQRSGDTTIRYTISGPADGPAVVFVHGWGCDRDDFGEVTAFLPEHYRVLAVDLAEHGESRSARDVWTMEEFARDVAAVVEAERVGSCVVVGHSLGGAVAVEVGRLLPDVVSHVVALDALHYLSLFPVQDESQVQAMLRSFSEDFPAGVRGMVEAGSPAGTDPGLKDAYFEKMVSVRQPAGLASLEGLVRWRMDDVLREVKQPITVFAVREILTQEAIDRYGDRIRIVPVDLGSHHFHRESPEGTAELVARVVAE encoded by the coding sequence ATGTCGAAGGTAGGCGGGACGACGACACGTGTGGTCCAGCGCTCGGGTGACACGACGATCCGGTACACGATCAGCGGCCCGGCCGATGGACCGGCGGTGGTCTTCGTCCACGGCTGGGGATGCGACCGTGATGACTTCGGCGAGGTGACCGCCTTCCTCCCCGAGCACTACCGCGTCCTTGCGGTCGATCTCGCCGAGCACGGTGAGTCCCGGTCCGCACGAGATGTCTGGACGATGGAAGAGTTCGCCCGCGACGTGGCGGCGGTGGTGGAGGCCGAGCGCGTCGGCAGCTGTGTCGTGGTCGGGCACTCGCTCGGCGGAGCGGTGGCCGTCGAAGTCGGCCGGCTGCTGCCCGATGTGGTCTCGCATGTGGTCGCGCTCGACGCCTTGCACTATCTCTCCCTGTTTCCCGTACAGGACGAGAGCCAGGTGCAGGCGATGCTGCGGTCGTTCAGTGAAGACTTCCCCGCGGGGGTGCGGGGCATGGTCGAGGCCGGTTCACCGGCCGGCACCGATCCGGGGTTGAAGGACGCGTACTTCGAGAAGATGGTGTCCGTGCGGCAGCCCGCGGGCTTGGCGTCGCTCGAGGGCCTGGTGCGCTGGCGCATGGATGACGTGCTGCGCGAGGTGAAGCAGCCGATCACCGTGTTCGCGGTGCGTGAGATCCTCACGCAAGAGGCGATCGACCGCTACGGTGATCGCATCCGCATCGTGCCCGTCGACTTGGGCAGTCATCACTTTCACCGCGAGTCGCCCGAGGGCACGGCCGAACTCGTGGCCCGAGTGGTAGCCGAATAA
- a CDS encoding IclR family transcriptional regulator produces MRIEEGDKDGSGQDKRSAGVRSMNSVLSTLRVFEEVALRQPIGVSELSRVTHIPKSSVQRCLVTLQQAGWLRVVDPEHARWGVTMKALALGLRGAGEQDLREVAGPVIKRLAAETDETVHLGLRDGEDYVVVAREDSTHVVRVFLDIGTRLPLQATSAGVAIMAHLEAAEVDQLLRRELQEFAEFPMPDADELRQEIARTAERGYALNISSSWYRPHVSSIAAVVTNSAEQPIAALTLSMPEIRYDSAREKNLAQSVIAAADEISRLISSS; encoded by the coding sequence ATGCGCATAGAAGAGGGCGACAAGGACGGCTCCGGCCAGGACAAACGGAGCGCCGGCGTCCGATCGATGAACAGCGTGCTGAGCACACTCCGCGTCTTCGAAGAAGTCGCCCTGCGACAGCCGATCGGCGTCTCGGAACTGTCCCGCGTGACGCACATTCCGAAGAGCTCGGTACAGCGATGCCTGGTGACACTCCAGCAGGCCGGCTGGCTACGGGTCGTCGACCCCGAGCACGCGCGGTGGGGTGTGACGATGAAGGCTCTCGCCCTCGGACTGCGGGGCGCCGGAGAGCAGGACCTCCGGGAGGTGGCGGGACCCGTCATCAAGCGCCTCGCGGCCGAGACGGACGAGACCGTCCACCTCGGCCTCCGCGACGGTGAGGATTACGTCGTCGTCGCGCGAGAGGACAGCACACACGTCGTTCGAGTGTTTCTCGACATCGGCACGCGGCTGCCCCTGCAAGCCACCTCGGCGGGGGTCGCCATCATGGCGCACCTGGAGGCCGCGGAGGTCGATCAACTGCTGCGGCGCGAACTTCAGGAGTTCGCGGAGTTCCCCATGCCGGACGCGGATGAACTCCGGCAGGAGATCGCCCGGACCGCCGAACGCGGGTACGCGCTCAACATCTCGTCGTCGTGGTACCGCCCGCACGTCTCCTCGATCGCCGCGGTCGTCACGAACTCGGCCGAGCAACCCATCGCGGCGCTCACGCTCTCCATGCCGGAGATCCGCTACGACAGCGCACGGGAGAAGAACCTGGCGCAGTCGGTCATCGCCGCGGCGGATGAGATCAGCCGACTGATCTCATCCTCCTGA
- a CDS encoding CapA family protein, giving the protein MDLNVVGDVVVSGLPRRPIRDPARPGDSAFGLLRGGDLTIGNLEVPLTASGERAEKLVAMRAPTSGAAELAALGFDVMSLAMNHAMDYGAEGMRDTARALDAAGVRHAGFGESISEATRPRVVSAGESSLAFFSFCSALPLGANATADRAGIGAIRVRQSFEFDSGFMDETPGTPPFVHSSAHEPDVLAAEALIREARKRNDFVVVALHWGVPFCYLPTAQGPLAQYQQPLARRLIHAGADLIIGHHPHCLHPVEFYEGGLILYSTGNFVFDWCDGWSPGSMVAKEDAHPSAPYQPALLKGPWYESAVFRVRLGGAAGPELRLDPIELDADSQPIIPRPGAAASILARFAEASRELDPSIVVDEDGHVRRRVAAGPDADA; this is encoded by the coding sequence ATGGATCTCAACGTCGTAGGAGATGTCGTCGTCTCAGGGCTGCCGCGGCGCCCGATCCGGGATCCTGCCCGACCGGGCGACTCGGCCTTCGGGCTGCTCCGGGGCGGTGATCTGACGATCGGCAACCTGGAGGTACCGCTCACCGCGTCCGGGGAGCGTGCCGAGAAACTGGTCGCGATGCGCGCCCCGACGTCGGGCGCGGCGGAACTGGCGGCTCTGGGCTTCGACGTCATGTCCCTGGCCATGAACCACGCCATGGACTACGGCGCCGAGGGCATGCGCGACACGGCGCGGGCACTGGACGCCGCGGGAGTCCGGCACGCCGGCTTCGGCGAATCGATCTCCGAGGCGACCCGTCCCCGTGTGGTGTCCGCCGGCGAGAGCAGCCTGGCCTTTTTCAGCTTCTGCTCCGCACTCCCACTGGGTGCCAACGCCACTGCCGACCGGGCGGGCATCGGAGCGATCCGGGTGCGCCAGAGCTTCGAGTTCGACAGCGGTTTCATGGATGAGACACCCGGTACGCCTCCCTTCGTGCACTCGAGCGCGCACGAGCCGGACGTGCTGGCGGCCGAGGCTCTGATCCGCGAGGCCAGGAAGCGCAACGACTTCGTGGTCGTCGCGCTGCACTGGGGCGTTCCGTTCTGCTACCTGCCGACGGCGCAAGGCCCGCTGGCGCAGTACCAGCAGCCCTTGGCGCGGCGCTTGATCCACGCCGGGGCGGACCTCATCATCGGGCACCACCCGCACTGCCTCCATCCGGTCGAGTTCTACGAGGGCGGCCTGATCCTCTATTCGACCGGGAACTTCGTCTTCGACTGGTGCGACGGGTGGAGCCCGGGCTCGATGGTCGCGAAGGAAGACGCTCATCCCTCCGCTCCCTATCAGCCGGCCTTGCTGAAGGGGCCCTGGTACGAGAGTGCGGTGTTCCGGGTGCGGCTGGGAGGGGCCGCCGGGCCCGAGCTCCGCCTGGACCCCATCGAACTCGACGCGGACAGTCAGCCGATCATTCCGAGGCCCGGGGCGGCGGCCTCGATCCTCGCCCGGTTCGCCGAGGCATCGAGGGAGCTGGATCCGTCCATCGTGGTGGACGAGGACGGACACGTACGGCGCCGGGTGGCTGCCGGACCGGACGCCGATGCCTAG
- a CDS encoding polysaccharide deacetylase family protein yields MTEQQPWQWDEPTWRGHVGRVRAGRRLRPESWPGGAKVAVTLSFDSDHETPALRDGETLPGKLAQGEYGARVGVPRILKLLERFNAPSSFFVPAVSALLHEGEVKSYVDAGHEVALHGWIHERNTQLPPEAERDLAFRAMDTLEGLAGTRPVGIRTPSWDFSPHTLEITRELGLTYDSSLMADDDCYEIVADGEPTGIVELPPEWIRDDLAYFTMDRFTSLRPYTPPRGVLTIWRDEFDAAYTEGGIFQLTMHPHCIGHRSRIAILTELLDHIASHEGVWFATHAQVVDHVLTEAEK; encoded by the coding sequence ATGACCGAACAGCAGCCGTGGCAGTGGGATGAGCCGACCTGGCGTGGGCACGTCGGACGCGTACGCGCCGGGCGCCGGCTGCGGCCGGAGTCGTGGCCGGGGGGTGCCAAGGTAGCCGTGACCCTGTCCTTCGACTCCGACCACGAGACACCCGCGCTGCGCGACGGCGAAACCCTCCCGGGCAAGCTCGCACAAGGCGAATACGGCGCCCGCGTCGGTGTACCGAGGATCCTGAAACTGCTTGAACGCTTCAATGCGCCGTCGTCGTTCTTTGTGCCCGCCGTCTCCGCCCTGCTCCACGAGGGCGAGGTCAAGTCCTACGTGGATGCCGGGCACGAGGTCGCGCTGCACGGCTGGATACATGAACGCAATACGCAGCTGCCACCCGAAGCGGAGCGCGACCTCGCGTTCCGCGCGATGGACACGCTGGAGGGTCTCGCCGGGACGCGGCCGGTCGGCATCCGCACCCCGTCATGGGATTTCTCGCCGCACACCCTGGAGATCACCCGCGAGCTGGGCCTGACATACGACTCGTCCTTGATGGCCGACGACGACTGCTACGAGATCGTGGCCGACGGCGAGCCGACCGGCATCGTCGAGCTGCCCCCCGAGTGGATTCGCGACGACCTGGCGTACTTCACGATGGACCGGTTCACCTCGCTGCGGCCGTACACACCGCCGCGCGGGGTGCTGACGATCTGGCGTGACGAGTTCGACGCCGCCTACACCGAAGGCGGGATCTTCCAGCTCACCATGCACCCCCACTGCATCGGCCATCGCTCACGGATCGCGATCCTCACCGAACTGCTGGACCACATCGCCTCGCACGAGGGCGTCTGGTTCGCCACGCATGCCCAGGTCGTCGACCACGTGCTCACCGAAGCGGAGAAGTGA
- a CDS encoding M20 family metallopeptidase — protein MSDTKGRVKREYEKNLDLVTGLSHRINANPELAFEEYETSAAIVAALESGGEFTVEKGVADLTTAFVASAGSGDLVFGVCAEMDALPGIGHGCGHNVIAASAVGAALALAPFADELGLTVRVFGTPAEESGTGKEIMVNRGVFDGTHAAIMVHPSLKDVVTPQLRASRSWRITYTGRGGHASRPWSALNAADATVVAQTAIGLLRQQLRDGIRVHHVVKEAGSAVNVIADHAVVDCMIRCDTIDEVDEVWERVRRCFDAGAIATGAGVEFTSLPSIYREFRHDQDLAPVFESNAKAIGRTFPDYPDKMFGSTDMGNVSLRIPALHPMLSFDLPTEEGNHTAAFAAAAAGPDGDRFVHDAGLAMALTIAEVAQSEPIRAGLIARAANG, from the coding sequence ATGTCGGACACCAAGGGGCGCGTCAAGCGCGAGTACGAGAAGAACCTGGACCTGGTCACCGGGCTCTCGCACAGGATCAACGCCAATCCTGAGCTGGCTTTCGAGGAGTACGAGACGTCGGCGGCGATCGTCGCGGCTCTCGAGAGCGGCGGTGAGTTCACGGTCGAGAAAGGGGTGGCCGATCTGACAACGGCATTCGTGGCGTCGGCCGGGTCCGGTGACCTGGTGTTCGGCGTCTGCGCGGAGATGGACGCCCTCCCCGGCATCGGTCACGGGTGTGGTCACAACGTCATCGCCGCGTCGGCCGTGGGTGCGGCGCTGGCGCTGGCCCCGTTCGCCGACGAACTCGGACTGACGGTGCGGGTCTTCGGCACACCTGCCGAGGAAAGCGGGACCGGCAAGGAGATCATGGTGAACCGCGGCGTCTTCGACGGGACCCACGCGGCCATCATGGTTCACCCCTCGCTGAAGGATGTCGTCACCCCGCAGCTCCGCGCCTCCCGGTCCTGGCGCATTACGTACACGGGTCGTGGCGGGCATGCCTCGCGGCCGTGGAGCGCGCTGAACGCCGCCGACGCGACGGTCGTCGCACAGACCGCCATCGGCCTGCTGCGTCAGCAGTTGCGCGACGGCATCAGGGTGCACCACGTCGTGAAGGAAGCCGGGTCGGCCGTCAATGTCATCGCGGACCACGCCGTGGTCGACTGCATGATCCGCTGCGACACGATCGACGAGGTCGATGAGGTATGGGAGCGGGTGCGACGGTGCTTCGACGCCGGAGCCATCGCCACCGGGGCCGGTGTGGAGTTCACGTCGCTGCCCTCCATCTACCGTGAGTTCCGCCATGACCAGGACCTGGCCCCCGTCTTCGAGTCCAACGCGAAGGCCATCGGCCGGACTTTCCCCGACTATCCCGACAAGATGTTCGGGTCGACCGACATGGGCAACGTCTCACTGCGGATCCCCGCGCTGCACCCCATGCTTTCGTTCGATCTTCCGACCGAGGAAGGCAATCACACCGCCGCGTTCGCGGCCGCCGCGGCGGGTCCCGACGGCGACCGGTTCGTTCACGACGCCGGACTGGCCATGGCACTGACGATCGCGGAGGTCGCGCAGTCGGAGCCGATCCGCGCGGGACTCATCGCCCGGGCCGCCAACGGCTGA
- a CDS encoding GntR family transcriptional regulator, giving the protein MAARRVQRVAAPLRSQVLELLREDMLASEFEPGERLVEARLCARYEVSRTVIREVLRQLESEGLVTTVPNRGPVVTELTPFDVKALFEVRCALEGLAGALFAERATAEQREDLGKVLQRMSGTYGEADLAERLAMKDEFYSILIAGAVNPVIDSTLRGIHARVQMLRGLSMQAEGRAPETIRELAAIHDAAAVRGDAGAAREACEVHVRNAAATTLRELSARQLEHQEPTVG; this is encoded by the coding sequence GTGGCAGCGCGACGAGTTCAGCGCGTGGCCGCGCCACTACGGTCCCAGGTGCTCGAACTGCTCCGTGAGGACATGCTGGCGTCGGAATTCGAACCAGGTGAACGGCTCGTCGAAGCACGGTTGTGTGCGCGATACGAGGTCTCCCGGACAGTCATCCGCGAGGTTCTGCGGCAGCTCGAATCCGAGGGACTCGTGACCACCGTGCCCAACCGTGGCCCGGTCGTCACCGAGTTGACGCCGTTCGACGTCAAGGCCCTCTTCGAGGTGCGGTGTGCCCTGGAGGGCTTGGCCGGGGCCCTCTTCGCCGAACGGGCCACCGCCGAGCAGCGCGAAGACCTGGGTAAGGTGCTTCAGCGGATGTCGGGCACCTACGGTGAGGCCGACCTGGCCGAGCGGCTGGCGATGAAGGACGAGTTCTACAGCATCCTCATCGCCGGGGCGGTGAACCCGGTCATCGATTCGACCCTGCGTGGCATCCACGCCCGGGTGCAGATGCTGCGCGGGTTGTCCATGCAGGCCGAGGGACGAGCGCCGGAAACCATTCGGGAGCTCGCCGCCATCCACGACGCCGCGGCCGTGCGTGGTGATGCCGGTGCCGCTCGTGAGGCGTGCGAGGTCCACGTCCGCAACGCCGCGGCGACCACGCTCCGCGAACTCTCGGCCCGGCAGCTCGAACACCAGGAACCCACCGTCGGCTGA
- a CDS encoding carboxymuconolactone decarboxylase family protein, translated as MATVQEPQQYIDDMARKRGYVLDYHKVMAKQDFDVLRAANGLVGAAYLDQRTLDRRTKELIFIVSLTVMRASKGHIQSHIKVALSLGLSPREILEAIEISLPEAGIVAFQTGFEAWREVVGADGLEPTVEVFQGGSGGAA; from the coding sequence ATGGCCACTGTTCAGGAGCCGCAGCAGTACATCGACGACATGGCGCGCAAGCGGGGCTATGTCCTCGACTACCACAAGGTGATGGCCAAGCAGGATTTCGATGTACTGCGGGCCGCCAACGGTCTCGTCGGCGCGGCGTACCTCGACCAGCGAACTCTGGACCGCAGGACGAAGGAGCTCATCTTCATCGTCAGTCTCACGGTGATGCGTGCCTCGAAGGGGCACATCCAGAGCCACATCAAGGTCGCGCTCAGCCTGGGTCTCAGCCCGCGGGAGATTCTCGAGGCGATCGAGATCAGCCTGCCCGAGGCCGGCATCGTGGCTTTCCAGACCGGTTTCGAGGCCTGGCGTGAGGTCGTCGGAGCCGACGGTCTGGAACCGACCGTGGAGGTCTTCCAGGGCGGTTCCGGCGGCGCTGCCTGA
- a CDS encoding NAD(P)-dependent oxidoreductase — translation MTGTVTFIGLGTMGQPMVRSLARSVPVAVFDVDPDAIDAVVRNEGVTALAGPVDGAEGDVVILMLPNSAIVERVLGDPEDAESLAGRLRPGTLVVDMGSSAPLATQRMAARLRERHVAMIDAPVSGGPRKAATAELTIMVGGPAEDYERALPLLRAMGSSVTHVGPSGSAHALKALNNLLSAIGLVGALEVLTAGTKFGLDPRTMLDVINRSTGRNQSTEVKIGPEVLDGRFQVGFSLPLTVKDITTALELSASMGLSLEVSEACVQFCRAALADLGEKNPDQSEMARYLAKATGVDLTG, via the coding sequence ATGACGGGCACTGTCACCTTCATCGGCCTCGGCACGATGGGGCAGCCCATGGTCCGCAGCCTCGCGCGATCCGTGCCGGTGGCGGTCTTCGACGTCGACCCGGATGCGATCGACGCCGTTGTGCGGAACGAAGGTGTGACGGCACTGGCCGGTCCCGTCGATGGGGCCGAGGGCGATGTCGTGATCCTCATGCTTCCGAACAGCGCGATCGTCGAGCGCGTCCTCGGCGACCCGGAAGACGCGGAGAGCCTCGCCGGCCGTCTGCGCCCGGGCACGCTGGTCGTCGACATGGGCTCGTCGGCACCTTTGGCGACTCAGCGGATGGCCGCCCGGCTCCGGGAGCGCCATGTGGCGATGATCGACGCCCCGGTCTCCGGTGGCCCCCGGAAGGCCGCGACGGCCGAGTTGACGATCATGGTCGGTGGGCCGGCCGAAGACTACGAGCGGGCCCTTCCGCTGCTGCGCGCGATGGGCTCGTCGGTGACGCACGTCGGCCCCTCCGGATCCGCGCACGCACTGAAGGCCCTCAACAACCTGCTGTCGGCCATCGGGCTGGTCGGGGCGCTCGAGGTGCTCACCGCCGGGACCAAGTTCGGCTTGGACCCCCGGACCATGCTCGACGTCATCAACCGGTCCACCGGCCGCAACCAGTCAACCGAGGTCAAGATCGGGCCGGAGGTGCTGGACGGACGGTTCCAGGTCGGGTTCTCCCTCCCGCTGACCGTCAAGGACATCACCACCGCTCTGGAACTGTCGGCGTCCATGGGCCTGTCACTGGAGGTGTCGGAGGCCTGCGTCCAGTTCTGCCGGGCCGCGCTTGCCGACCTTGGTGAGAAGAACCCGGACCAGTCCGAGATGGCCCGCTACCTGGCAAAGGCGACCGGCGTCGATCTGACCGGATGA
- a CDS encoding SpoIIE family protein phosphatase yields the protein MAAALRRLHTRLRASTSTVYLVTGDGRELAAAVSVDSPLGFTVTPRMSVDDRWRSAASAHRTGERVIMRNADYEKLIRDDPALVLYMPFPVLVISVPLRTQERRFGALNLRWIPPRPVDAEEFRYLATVSDALALDLQTFIEQGVAVEAPFVPLFVSADEPAAPAVTAPAADGRDDWQSAVGSSVAASTFVYQLLELASELTAAVRPRDVVSIAWTQVARPLGGRAVMLCLVESARLRVVGSAGFPKEAVRRVNGLPLSRHAPEADTVVKIAPMFFETAQDLRASYPGLDRDEEGQSWAFLPLIADGRAIGCCVLVFDRPRRMRFDERALLMLMLGQVGQSLEKTRAYELEHALAQGLQRGLLPRSLPHLAEVDITARYLPATAGPNVGGDWYDVVPLPGRGVGFVIGDVEGHSLEAAGIMGQIRTAVRSYAAEGHDPSTVLSRSNRLITELDTDLFATCCCLWLDLDTGGAAVASAGHSPPVLSDRDGLTTVPDLLAGPPLGVDPGAVYPQTEIELSPDGMIALYTDGLLDARRVGPDAAAERLSRHLAEGRTRNLEVVADQLIGVSPPQALREDDAALLLLRYEGAPERPHRRVARASVQRHDLQRVGHIRHVLRDLLHDWDLDVLTDGLELMASEVVTNALIHAQSEVDVRLREYPDRLRVEVRDSDPHPPVPVAFVGPDEPGNQEAESGRGLLIVDALASAWGSSPAGRGKTTWFELDIPPSP from the coding sequence ATGGCCGCGGCGCTGCGGCGGCTCCACACACGCTTGCGTGCGAGTACCAGCACGGTCTACCTCGTGACGGGTGACGGCCGGGAATTGGCCGCCGCTGTGTCGGTGGACAGCCCCTTGGGGTTCACGGTGACACCGCGAATGTCCGTTGACGACCGTTGGCGGTCCGCGGCGTCAGCGCACCGCACAGGCGAGCGGGTGATCATGCGTAACGCGGACTACGAGAAGCTGATCCGTGATGATCCGGCCCTCGTTCTGTACATGCCGTTCCCCGTGCTCGTGATCTCGGTCCCGCTCCGTACCCAGGAGCGTCGATTCGGGGCCTTGAACTTGCGCTGGATTCCTCCGCGCCCGGTCGACGCGGAAGAGTTCCGGTATCTGGCAACGGTCTCGGATGCTCTGGCGCTCGACTTGCAGACGTTCATCGAACAGGGCGTCGCGGTGGAGGCGCCCTTCGTGCCGCTGTTCGTCTCCGCGGACGAACCCGCCGCCCCGGCGGTGACAGCGCCCGCGGCGGACGGGCGGGACGACTGGCAGTCGGCGGTCGGCTCGTCGGTCGCGGCCAGTACGTTCGTCTACCAGCTGCTCGAACTCGCCTCCGAGCTGACCGCGGCGGTCCGCCCGCGCGATGTCGTCTCGATCGCGTGGACCCAGGTGGCGCGGCCCTTGGGCGGGCGGGCGGTGATGCTGTGCCTGGTGGAAAGCGCGCGACTGCGGGTGGTGGGGTCGGCCGGTTTCCCCAAAGAAGCCGTGCGCCGTGTGAACGGGCTCCCGCTGTCCCGGCACGCACCGGAGGCCGACACGGTAGTGAAGATCGCCCCCATGTTCTTCGAGACGGCCCAGGACCTGCGCGCCTCCTACCCCGGCCTCGATCGGGACGAGGAGGGTCAGTCCTGGGCGTTTCTGCCGCTGATCGCGGACGGGCGGGCCATCGGGTGCTGCGTGCTGGTCTTCGACCGGCCCCGCAGGATGCGATTCGACGAACGCGCGCTCCTCATGCTCATGTTGGGACAGGTGGGCCAGTCCCTGGAGAAGACCCGGGCGTACGAGCTCGAGCACGCTCTGGCGCAGGGGCTGCAGCGGGGCCTGCTGCCGCGCAGCCTGCCGCACCTGGCCGAGGTCGACATCACCGCGCGCTATCTGCCGGCGACCGCGGGACCCAATGTGGGGGGCGACTGGTACGACGTCGTCCCACTGCCCGGCAGGGGCGTCGGATTCGTCATCGGCGACGTGGAGGGACACAGCCTCGAGGCGGCTGGGATCATGGGGCAGATCCGTACCGCCGTGCGGTCCTACGCGGCCGAGGGGCACGATCCGTCCACCGTGCTGAGCCGCAGCAACCGCCTGATCACCGAGCTGGACACCGACCTGTTCGCCACCTGCTGCTGTCTTTGGCTGGACCTGGACACGGGCGGCGCCGCGGTGGCCAGCGCCGGTCACTCCCCTCCCGTCCTCAGCGACAGGGACGGCCTGACAACCGTCCCCGACCTGCTCGCCGGACCTCCGCTGGGGGTCGATCCCGGAGCGGTCTACCCCCAGACAGAGATCGAACTGTCACCGGACGGAATGATCGCCCTCTACACCGACGGTCTGCTCGACGCCCGGCGCGTCGGCCCCGACGCCGCCGCCGAGCGGCTCTCCCGTCACCTGGCCGAAGGCCGCACGCGGAACCTGGAAGTGGTGGCCGACCAGCTCATCGGCGTCTCCCCGCCACAGGCGCTGCGCGAAGACGACGCCGCGCTGCTGCTCCTGCGCTACGAAGGGGCACCGGAGCGCCCTCACCGGCGCGTGGCCCGCGCCTCCGTACAGCGCCACGACCTGCAACGGGTGGGGCACATCCGCCATGTCCTGCGTGACCTGCTCCATGACTGGGACCTCGACGTCCTCACCGACGGTCTGGAGCTCATGGCCTCCGAGGTGGTGACCAACGCCTTGATCCACGCCCAGAGCGAGGTGGACGTGCGGCTCCGGGAGTACCCCGACCGCCTGCGCGTGGAGGTGCGGGACAGCGACCCTCATCCGCCCGTCCCCGTCGCCTTCGTCGGCCCTGACGAACCGGGCAACCAGGAGGCGGAGTCCGGGCGCGGGCTGCTCATCGTCGACGCCCTGGCCTCCGCCTGGGGAAGCTCACCGGCCGGCCGGGGAAAGACCACCTGGTTCGAACTCGACATTCCGCCATCGCCATGA